The Aerococcus christensenii genome segment TACAGACGGAGAAGTTTTCGGGTTTGGAGGAGAAATTGGTATTTCTACCCAAAAATTACATGCCAGAGGGCCTATGGGTTTAGAAGCTCTTACTTCTTATAAATACGTTATTTACGGACAAGGACAAATCCGTTCTTCATCCTTAATAAAAAGGCGTCTTTCTTCTTGAAAGTCAAGAAGAAAGACGCCTTTTAGTTTGAAAAGTGATTCTCTATGATTGCCCTTTACGCATCCACAACCGTTACATCGCTCACCGTTAAATCGAGATCATCTAATGAATAGTTCGCCTTAGTAGGTGTTCCTTGCATTGGAATATCATCCACAACCATAATTGCAAAACCAGAGGCCCAGTTGCCTAAAAATTCAGAAGGAATTTCCCAGTCTACATCTTCAAATTGTACAGCAAAATCGTTCACCTTAAACTCTAAATGTGCATTAAACGCTTTAATGGACTTCCCCGTCAAATTAATCATCACAAAAGCCGTCCGTGCGGTATGTTGTCTCAAATTAGGTTGAGCTTCAATCGCAAATAAATTGACTTGTCCTTGTTCAAAATATTCTTCGTAAGTATCTACAAAATTTTGAACGGTTTGCAAGATGCGGCTAACATCTTGCTTGGCCATTGAGGCTTGTAAATGTTGTAACTCTTGATTTTGAGCAAATGTAAGGGCTGCACGTATTTTATTTGACATAATCTTCTCCATCCATTCTTTTATTTATTGGTTTAATATCCTTTGCTAGTGTCGGAGCCTTGACCTGGCTTTTCATCCAATCAACGAATCCCATCCCCAAAATTGTTAACAAAAAATATCCCAACTTTCTCATAAGGCATGGTCTTCTTCTGATTTGAACTCTTCTAATTCAATCTCTTCATCACTGTATCCATAACCATAATAAGCATCCATCGCTGAAACATCCGCTCCATTATAAATAGCGCCTATCACTCGAGCATTCACACTATCTAAAAGCCCTTTGGATTTTTGAACATTAGAATAAGTAGCGACACCTTCTCTCAAAACAAAAATCGTCGCATCTGTTCGACTCGCTATAATTTGAGCGTCCGTAACAGGGAGTAGCGGAGGGGCATCAATAATTACAATATCAAATACCTCACTTACATCACTTAACAGGTCATTCATACGCTTAGACGATAAGAGTTCTGCAGGATTTGGTGGAAGAGGTCCTGCAGGCATCACATACAGATTGACTTCTGGAATATACTCACACACGTCCATATAAGACACTGTACGATCTGTCAAATATGTGGTCAATCCTCTTCTAGAATGCAGATCAAAAGTCTTATGGACAGTAGGCTTGCGCAAGTCTCCATCAATCATCAAAACTCGAACGCCATCCAAATCTGCCATCGTTGTGGCCACATTTGCTGCAACCGTAGACTTTCCCTCAAAAGGGCCTGATGACGTAAACATCAAAGTCTTCAACTGAAATTCTTCCACAGCAAATTGAATGTTTGTCCGGATCGTTCGAAATTGTTCAGATACCACATGATTAGGATCATTCACTGTCATTAATCCCACACCCAATCTTTGAACCTTATTCTTCTTATCCATCTGTCTTTTTTTCCAATTAAACATCCTTGTTGCCCCTTCTATTAGACACGCTTTTTAAGTGAACGATTGTCTTCTTTTCCAGGAAATTGGCGATTAAAGCGAGAAATATTAATCGATTCACTGCTCATTTGAGGAATAACTCCCATCAGAGACCATCCCATC includes the following:
- a CDS encoding CpsD/CapB family tyrosine-protein kinase, encoding MFNWKKRQMDKKNKVQRLGVGLMTVNDPNHVVSEQFRTIRTNIQFAVEEFQLKTLMFTSSGPFEGKSTVAANVATTMADLDGVRVLMIDGDLRKPTVHKTFDLHSRRGLTTYLTDRTVSYMDVCEYIPEVNLYVMPAGPLPPNPAELLSSKRMNDLLSDVSEVFDIVIIDAPPLLPVTDAQIIASRTDATIFVLREGVATYSNVQKSKGLLDSVNARVIGAIYNGADVSAMDAYYGYGYSDEEIELEEFKSEEDHAL